One window of the Dermacentor andersoni chromosome 10, qqDerAnde1_hic_scaffold, whole genome shotgun sequence genome contains the following:
- the LOC126544666 gene encoding uncharacterized protein, producing MSCAEAMADDLGKFGDPDDLADAEDLVMLKLEKPLPAGRTVPKQFTLNGDRSILTVDYRGFIGNRSFLVKQGYPRVLFAGCPGFKSAKGFLAAAQDVLCKTHTLVIVHNRDVVVDLTAWFPDVLALVLFHNLNCQRIEKAHVQGNRPTSRLKRLCGNTPGIGTDELFLGPFTLTNLFACCPEFSQVQAPMEYIVKMTDQVQSEEWHNLPLLESCRELRLGGIAQLAGCKYTILSKADGNTMDMALKQYPDIEQLQVAAMKPEVISRIPKFAQLTRLCLMCSNDTQGLCRFDRLTPVLEELSLTHLKLVLFTDVSLRTISETCEQLQSLSLSGSHVRDEDIPCDAFPKLMSLALADGITEKPFFGLLRAAPGLTDLRLENYWTVMMFVGGPMSTPRPRHEHLRQLTLGTDLPVTKLQVSIADLRDVMRSVPSLVRLCTDSYDIRLFVGSYHPQVRLAWTTCTACTAEFPKMDSQQDDMWRNVFVRGLLS from the exons ATGAGTTGCGCAGAGGCGATGGCCGATGACCTCGGCAAGTTCGGAGACCCGGATGACCTTGCCGACGCCGAGGACCTGGTCATGCTGAAGTTGGAGAAGCCTTTACCTGCAGGCCGAACCGTTCCGAAGCAGTTCACACTAAACGGTGACCGTTCGATACTCACGGTGGATTACAGAGGTTTCATCGGCAACCGCAGCTTTTTGGTCAAGCAGGGTTACCCGAGGGTGCTGTTTGCTGGCTGCCCCGGCTTCAAGTCTGCGAAGGGCTTTCTCGCCGCTGCGCAGGACGTTCTGTGCAAGACGCACACACTGGTCATCGTGCACAACCG GGATGTCGTGGTGGACCTGACGGCCTGGTTTCCAGATGTTCTTGCACTCGTCCTCTTTCACAACCTCAACTGCCAGCGCATAGAGAAGGCGCACGTGCAAGGCAACAGGCCCACCTCGCGTCTCAAAAGACTATGCGGCAACACGCCCGGCATAGGCACCGATGAGCTCTTTCTCGGCCCGTTCACCCTCACGAATCTCTTTGCCTGCTGTCCCGAG TTCTCCCAGGTTCAGGCGCCCATGGAGTACATCGTTAAGATGACCGACCAGGTCCAATCGGAGGAGTGGCACAATCTGCCATTGCTCGAGAGCTGCCGGGAGCTGAGACTCGGCGGCATCGCACAACTTGCTGGTTGCAAATACACCATACTGAGCAAAGCCGATGGGAATACCATGGACATGGCCCTCAAGCAGTATCCAGATATCGAGCAGCTCCAG GTGGCTGCCATGAAACCCGAGGTCATTTCCCGGATCCCCAAGTTTGCACAGCTCACGCGTCTGTGCCTGATGTGCTCGAACGACACCCAGGGCCTGTGCCGTTTCGACCGGCTGACCCCGGTCCTGGAAGAACTGTCGCTGACGCATCTGAAGCTGGTGCTCTTTACTGACGTGAGCCTCCGGACGATCTCCGAAACCTGCGAGCAGCTCCAGAGCCTGTCTCTCTCGGGAAGCCATGTTCGTGACGAGGACATTCCGTGCGACGCGTTTCCGAAGCTTATGTCACTCGCACTGGCGGACGGCATCACGGAGAAGCCGTTCTTCGGACTCCTACGCGCGGCCCCCGGCCTGACCGATTTGAGACTCGAGAACTACTGGACAGTGATGATGTTCGTGGGAGGGCCGATGAGTACGCCCAGGCCCCGGCACGAGCACCTACGGCAGCTCACGCTGGGTACCGACCTGCCAGTGACGAAGCTACAGGTGTCGATCGCAGACTTACGCGACGTGATGCGATCGGTGCCGTCCTTGGTGAGGTTGTGCACGGACAGCTACGACATTCGGTTATTCGTGGGCAGCTACCACCCGCAGGTGAGGCTGGCCTGGACCACGTGCACGGCCTGCACCGCAGAGTTCCCCAAGATGGACTCTCAGCAGGATGATATGTGGCGAAACGTGTTCGTGAGAGGTCTGCTTTCATGA